In one Neobacillus sp. WH10 genomic region, the following are encoded:
- a CDS encoding DUF1385 domain-containing protein, giving the protein MSNSKKPVYGGQAVVEGVMFGGKHHYVTAIRRKDRSVEYFHLPRKANPTLTSLKKIPLLRGIIAIIESSANGSKHLNFSTERFDVDPKDDSTINEKEVSKLTMYLGVAVIGVISFLFGKFAFTLIPVFLAVLTKPIFPSDFAQVLVEGFFKLLLLLTYIYFVSLTPIIKRVFQYHGAEHKVINTFEAGVELTVENVQAHSRLHYRCGSSFILFTVIVGVFVYLLVPTSPLWLRVVDRLLLIPVVLGISFEVLQVTNKLRDFPVLKYLGLPGLWLQLLTTKEPSHDQVEVAILSFNELLKKEKETAYDMESEEIV; this is encoded by the coding sequence ATGTCCAATTCTAAAAAACCCGTATACGGCGGCCAAGCGGTCGTTGAAGGAGTTATGTTTGGCGGAAAACATCATTATGTTACCGCTATTCGCAGAAAAGACCGTTCTGTTGAATACTTTCATTTGCCGCGAAAAGCGAATCCTACTTTAACTAGCTTAAAAAAAATCCCGTTACTTCGCGGAATCATTGCCATTATTGAATCTAGTGCTAATGGTTCAAAACACTTAAACTTCTCTACTGAACGATTTGATGTGGATCCAAAAGACGATTCCACAATTAACGAAAAAGAAGTCTCAAAATTGACGATGTATCTTGGAGTAGCAGTTATCGGGGTCATTTCATTTTTATTTGGAAAATTTGCTTTTACGTTAATTCCTGTATTCTTAGCAGTACTAACGAAACCAATTTTTCCCTCGGATTTTGCTCAAGTATTGGTGGAAGGGTTCTTTAAGCTATTGCTGCTCCTTACTTATATATATTTTGTCTCACTTACCCCGATAATCAAAAGAGTGTTTCAATATCATGGTGCTGAGCATAAAGTAATTAACACCTTTGAAGCAGGGGTAGAACTGACCGTTGAAAATGTTCAGGCCCATTCCCGCCTGCATTACCGCTGCGGCAGCAGTTTCATCTTATTTACCGTTATCGTCGGTGTATTTGTTTATCTGTTAGTCCCGACATCACCGCTATGGTTACGAGTTGTCGACCGTCTTCTCTTAATACCGGTAGTATTAGGTATTTCGTTTGAAGTCTTACAAGTCACGAATAAGCTTCGTGATTTTCCAGTCTTAAAATATTTAGGTCTTCCGGGACTTTGGCTTCAATTGTTAACGACGAAGGAACCCAGTCATGACCAGGTCGAAGTGGCGATTCTTTCCTTTAACGAATTGCTTAAAAAGGAAAAGGAAACGGCGTACGACATGGAAAGTGAAGAAATTGTCTAA
- a CDS encoding YqhR family membrane protein, with protein sequence MANDHKIENYPKPMSFLTMVFWTGLFGGVFWGTIGYIASYFNFTEVGPNVILGPWSLGDWKNGWIGTVVSIMLMGVLSIFTAFVYYALLRKFKGIWFGLGYGLVLFFLVFFILNPLFPGIKPFSDLSRDTIITSICLYIVYGTFIGYSINFVFELNKVQEKEAST encoded by the coding sequence TTGGCAAATGATCATAAAATAGAAAATTATCCAAAACCTATGTCCTTTTTGACAATGGTTTTTTGGACAGGTTTATTTGGTGGGGTTTTTTGGGGAACAATTGGGTATATCGCATCCTATTTTAATTTTACAGAAGTTGGCCCAAATGTCATATTAGGACCATGGTCTCTTGGTGATTGGAAAAATGGCTGGATAGGAACGGTAGTATCCATCATGTTAATGGGTGTATTATCAATTTTTACAGCTTTTGTTTATTATGCCCTTCTAAGAAAATTCAAAGGTATATGGTTTGGGCTTGGTTATGGTCTTGTTTTATTCTTTCTTGTGTTCTTTATTCTGAATCCACTATTTCCCGGAATAAAACCGTTTTCTGATTTAAGCAGGGATACCATCATTACTTCCATTTGTTTATATATCGTATATGGAACTTTCATTGGTTATTCCATTAATTTTGTGTTTGAACTTAATAAAGTACAAGAGAAAGAGGCCTCCACTTAA
- a CDS encoding Xaa-Pro peptidase family protein produces MEKIERLRSNFSHHGIDGILITSPFNRRYISNFTGTAGVVLISHDKALFITDFRYIEQASSQCQGFEIVKFSSSIPEEVARLAKELGIQKLGFEEDYLTYSSFKGYEKETEAELVPISGAVEKLRLIKTDAEINILKVAADIADAAFKHILDFIRPGKTELEVSNELEFFMRRAGATSSSFNTIVASGYRSALPHGVASDKMIEAGDLVTLDFGAYYNGYVSDITRTVAVGEPDVKLKEIYAIVLEAQLRGMDGIKPDITGKEADALTRDYITEKGYGEYFGHSTGHGIGLEVHEGPSLSMKSDTILEPGMVVTCEPGIYIPGLGGVRIEDDTLITKDHNQALTHSTKELIIL; encoded by the coding sequence ATGGAAAAAATAGAAAGACTAAGATCGAATTTTTCACACCATGGAATTGATGGGATTCTGATAACAAGCCCATTTAATCGCCGCTACATATCTAATTTTACTGGCACTGCCGGTGTTGTTCTAATTAGTCATGACAAGGCGCTGTTTATAACAGATTTCCGTTATATAGAACAAGCATCTAGCCAGTGTCAAGGATTCGAAATTGTTAAATTTTCTAGTTCCATTCCCGAAGAAGTAGCACGTCTTGCTAAAGAATTGGGAATTCAAAAATTGGGATTTGAAGAAGATTATTTAACATACTCTTCCTTTAAAGGATATGAGAAAGAAACTGAAGCTGAACTTGTGCCAATTTCCGGTGCCGTTGAAAAGTTACGCTTGATTAAGACTGATGCAGAGATTAATATATTAAAGGTAGCAGCAGATATTGCTGATGCTGCATTTAAACACATTTTAGACTTCATTCGTCCTGGAAAAACGGAATTAGAGGTATCGAATGAATTAGAGTTCTTTATGAGAAGGGCCGGTGCGACTTCTTCCTCTTTTAATACTATTGTAGCTTCTGGTTACCGATCTGCCCTGCCACATGGAGTTGCAAGTGATAAAATGATCGAAGCTGGAGATTTGGTAACATTGGACTTTGGTGCGTACTACAATGGGTATGTCTCTGATATTACGAGGACAGTTGCTGTCGGCGAGCCAGATGTGAAACTAAAAGAAATTTACGCAATTGTTCTTGAAGCACAATTGCGAGGTATGGATGGTATAAAGCCAGATATAACAGGTAAGGAAGCAGATGCATTAACCCGAGACTACATAACAGAAAAGGGTTATGGGGAATACTTTGGTCATTCAACAGGTCATGGTATCGGGCTTGAGGTTCACGAAGGTCCTAGCTTGTCAATGAAATCTGACACTATTTTAGAGCCTGGAATGGTTGTAACATGTGAACCTGGTATCTATATCCCAGGCCTTGGCGGCGTTCGGATAGAAGATGATACATTGATTACGAAGGATCACAACCAAGCTCTCACTCATTCTACAAAAGAACTTATTATACTGTAA
- a CDS encoding patatin-like phospholipase family protein, whose protein sequence is MKIDGVFSGGGIKGFSLIGAFEEIENRGFQFVRVAGTSAGSIVASLIAAGYSSKEIYQLVDEFNLPKMLDARKTIIPFSIAKWLLVYWKLGLYKGNELEKWMKETLEAKGLRTFSDLPPNTLRVIASDLSNGQMVVLPDDLEKYGISPGSFPIAKAIRMSCSIPYFFEPVKLRSIDGVNILVDGGVLSNFPMWLFDKDNVKKVRPVLGIKLSPSEYEHEKHKIKNGIQLFGALFETMKDAHDQRYISKKHVENIIFITAEGVPLTEFHLSEEKKRKLFDIGREHAKKFLNSWGY, encoded by the coding sequence ATGAAAATAGACGGCGTTTTTTCTGGAGGGGGAATTAAAGGGTTTTCACTCATTGGGGCCTTTGAAGAAATTGAAAACAGGGGTTTTCAGTTTGTAAGGGTCGCAGGAACGAGTGCAGGTTCAATTGTTGCCTCCTTAATTGCAGCAGGATATTCGAGTAAAGAAATTTATCAATTGGTGGATGAGTTCAATCTGCCTAAAATGCTTGATGCTCGTAAAACCATCATCCCATTTTCCATTGCTAAATGGCTGCTCGTGTATTGGAAGCTTGGACTTTATAAAGGAAATGAACTAGAAAAATGGATGAAAGAGACGCTCGAAGCAAAAGGGTTAAGAACTTTTTCAGATTTGCCTCCTAATACACTTAGGGTGATTGCTTCAGACCTGTCGAATGGACAAATGGTCGTTCTGCCTGATGATTTAGAAAAGTACGGGATTTCACCAGGTTCTTTCCCAATTGCTAAAGCAATTAGAATGAGCTGCAGTATCCCTTACTTTTTTGAACCGGTCAAATTGCGTTCAATAGATGGCGTGAATATTTTGGTGGACGGCGGGGTACTCAGTAATTTTCCAATGTGGCTATTTGATAAGGATAATGTAAAAAAAGTCAGACCTGTGCTTGGAATTAAACTTAGCCCTAGTGAATATGAACATGAAAAACATAAAATAAAAAACGGCATTCAATTATTTGGGGCATTATTTGAGACTATGAAGGATGCGCATGACCAACGTTATATTTCTAAAAAGCATGTGGAAAATATTATTTTTATTACTGCTGAAGGAGTACCATTAACTGAATTCCATTTATCCGAAGAAAAAAAGCGGAAATTATTTGATATAGGGAGAGAACATGCGAAAAAGTTTTTGAACAGTTGGGGGTATTAA
- a CDS encoding response regulator transcription factor yields the protein MFNILLIEDEESVSTVLKSYLEKEGYHVYCVLTGLKGIEIFKTEEINLVILDLMLPDISGEEVCKIIRQSSDVHIFMLTAKGSLNDRIEGLNIGADEYLIKPFSPRELTARVNALFRRLNGRIHSSSAIFDDGNLMINSEKRSVKVCNKEIPFTPNEFNILWSLAVNKGKVLSREQLIEKLYRGDFSGFDRTIDVHIKNIRKKIETDTKNPKYVVTVMKAGYKFGGVF from the coding sequence ATGTTTAATATTTTATTAATTGAAGATGAGGAAAGTGTATCTACAGTTTTAAAATCTTATCTAGAAAAAGAAGGATATCATGTTTATTGTGTTTTAACAGGTTTGAAAGGTATCGAAATTTTTAAAACAGAAGAGATCAATTTGGTGATTCTTGATTTAATGCTTCCTGATATAAGTGGAGAAGAAGTTTGTAAAATTATCCGCCAATCCTCTGATGTACATATTTTTATGTTAACAGCAAAAGGGTCTTTAAATGATCGAATAGAGGGGCTTAATATTGGTGCTGATGAATATCTGATTAAACCATTTAGTCCTAGAGAGCTGACTGCAAGGGTAAATGCACTTTTCAGAAGACTAAATGGGAGAATTCATTCATCAAGTGCTATTTTTGACGATGGAAATCTAATGATAAATAGTGAAAAAAGATCTGTTAAAGTTTGTAATAAGGAGATCCCTTTTACACCAAATGAATTTAATATTTTATGGTCACTTGCAGTAAACAAAGGAAAAGTATTATCTAGAGAACAACTTATTGAAAAACTATATAGGGGAGATTTTAGCGGGTTCGATCGAACGATTGATGTTCACATTAAAAATATTCGTAAAAAGATTGAAACAGATACGAAGAATCCTAAATATGTTGTAACAGTAATGAAAGCAGGCTATAAATTCGGAGGAGTGTTTTAA
- a CDS encoding ATP-binding protein: MHSISKRLSILFIMCTIAAILLVTLFVNITVTNKFNQYMVDLQNKRYQKIVAYLEDVYKREGKWTEDTGVELMHEAYMGNYCLTLLDQNKKPVWGMDPNTIKNQLNRDAMPVQDKGVYTTKSFEIKVNSKIVGYVDIGQYSSILMTEEDVNFKDSINKSIVISGALTLLIISGFSLYFSKQFSNPISEVARMSVNLSKGNFESKTSIKSNIIELKDLQESVNVLAGKLKYQDTLRKRLVSDISHEIRTPLNVLQNNLEAMIDGVYPVTIEKLHYLNEEVIRFGKLINNLNILKEFEAESTKLKYETIYLDEFIAEICKDFYLDADKKSIKVDLTIQPNHLYLIQGDKDQLKQVFINLFSNVLKFTEQGGRMQVKLYEKIKNMVVEVSDNGIGIKQEDLPFIFERLYRGDMSRHQIEGNGIGLTIVKNILQLHNASIDVESKVGKGTKFTIHFPKNEIS, translated from the coding sequence GTGCATTCCATCAGCAAAAGATTAAGTATTTTATTTATTATGTGCACCATTGCCGCAATCCTTCTAGTTACATTGTTTGTCAACATTACTGTAACGAATAAGTTTAATCAATATATGGTTGATTTACAGAATAAAAGATATCAAAAAATCGTCGCTTATTTAGAAGATGTTTATAAACGAGAAGGTAAGTGGACAGAGGATACCGGGGTTGAGCTTATGCACGAAGCTTATATGGGCAACTATTGCTTAACACTTTTGGATCAAAATAAAAAACCAGTGTGGGGTATGGACCCAAATACTATAAAAAACCAGTTAAATAGGGATGCAATGCCAGTTCAGGATAAGGGTGTTTACACTACAAAATCATTTGAAATAAAAGTAAACAGTAAGATTGTCGGATATGTCGATATTGGGCAGTATTCATCTATACTCATGACGGAAGAAGATGTGAACTTTAAAGACTCCATTAATAAAAGCATTGTTATTAGCGGAGCTCTGACTCTCCTAATTATAAGCGGTTTCAGCCTTTATTTTTCCAAGCAATTTTCGAATCCGATTAGCGAAGTTGCAAGGATGTCAGTAAATTTATCAAAGGGGAATTTTGAAAGTAAAACCAGTATAAAAAGTAACATTATCGAACTTAAAGATTTACAAGAAAGCGTAAATGTTTTGGCAGGGAAATTAAAATATCAGGATACACTGAGAAAAAGATTAGTATCTGATATATCGCATGAAATTAGAACTCCCTTAAATGTTCTGCAAAACAACCTAGAGGCAATGATTGATGGGGTTTACCCAGTGACAATAGAGAAATTGCATTATCTTAATGAAGAAGTAATTAGGTTTGGAAAATTAATTAATAACTTAAATATTTTAAAGGAATTTGAAGCTGAAAGTACAAAGCTAAAGTATGAAACGATCTATCTTGATGAATTTATAGCAGAAATATGCAAGGATTTTTATTTGGACGCAGATAAAAAAAGCATTAAGGTGGATTTGACGATTCAGCCTAATCATTTGTACCTAATACAAGGTGATAAAGATCAACTAAAACAAGTCTTTATTAACTTGTTCTCTAATGTCCTTAAATTTACTGAACAAGGAGGAAGGATGCAGGTCAAATTATATGAAAAGATAAAAAACATGGTCGTGGAAGTAAGTGACAATGGTATCGGAATTAAGCAGGAAGATTTGCCCTTTATATTTGAAAGACTTTATCGGGGGGATATGAGCAGACACCAAATCGAAGGTAATGGTATTGGTTTAACAATAGTGAAGAATATACTGCAGCTTCACAATGCAAGTATTGATGTAGAGAGTAAAGTGGGAAAAGGAACGAAGTTTACGATTCATTTTCCCAAAAATGAAATCAGTTAA
- a CDS encoding heavy metal translocating P-type ATPase, with translation MSQSLKETNLQISGMTCAACATRIEKVLNKLEGVESANVNLALEKSAIKYDPSQINVDDIEKKIRDLGYDVVTEKKEFDITGMTCAACATRIEKGLNKLEGVVKANVNLALEKATVEFNGSMLTNTDIIKKVEALGYGAQIKEETKDTSDHRKKEIVKQSKKFIFSAILSFPLLWAMVGHFSFTSFIWVPKMFMNPWVQLALATPVQFIIGSQFYIGAYKALKNKSANMDVLVALGTSAAYIYSLYLSMMSLMEKSAHAVELYYETSSILITLIILGKLFEAKAKGRSSEAIKKLMGLQAKTATVVRNGIELEIPIEEVVVGDLLYIKPGEKIPVDGKIIEGRSAVDESMLTGESVPVDKSIGDEVIGATLNKNGFLQIEATKVGRDTALAQIIKVVEEAQGSKAPIQRLADKISGVFVPIVVAIAIITFIIWYVWVTPGDFAGALEKMIAVLVIACPCALGLATPTSIMAGSGRAAEYGILFKGGEHLEMTHRVGTVVLDKTGTVTNGTPVLTDVLPEGLFGEEEFLAVVGSAEKQSEHPLAQAIVQGIKDKGIPLKEVTEFEAVPGFGIKAIVDGKQILVGTRKLMNKFKVEIADALVKMDELEKVGKTAMLAAIDGQYAGTVAVADTIKETSKTAISRLKKMGLDVIMITGDNQQTAKAIAAQAGIDHVIAEVLPEGKADEIKKLQAKGKKVAMVGDGINDAPALAIADIGMAIGTGTDVAMEAADITLIRGDLNSIADAIFMSKKTITNIKQNLFWALAYNSLGIPIAALGFLAPWLAGAAMAFSSVSVVLNALRLQKVKL, from the coding sequence ATGAGTCAAAGTTTAAAAGAAACTAATTTACAAATCTCCGGGATGACTTGTGCAGCATGTGCAACAAGAATTGAAAAGGTGTTAAACAAACTAGAGGGCGTAGAGTCGGCAAATGTTAATCTTGCCTTAGAGAAATCCGCAATTAAATATGACCCTTCACAAATAAATGTGGATGATATAGAAAAGAAAATCAGAGATTTAGGATACGACGTTGTTACTGAGAAAAAAGAGTTTGACATCACTGGAATGACTTGTGCAGCATGTGCGACAAGAATTGAAAAGGGTTTGAATAAGTTAGAAGGTGTTGTTAAAGCGAATGTAAATTTAGCACTTGAAAAAGCAACTGTTGAGTTTAACGGATCCATGCTTACGAATACCGACATTATAAAAAAAGTAGAAGCTCTTGGCTATGGGGCTCAAATAAAAGAAGAGACGAAAGATACAAGTGATCATCGGAAGAAAGAAATTGTGAAACAATCGAAAAAGTTTATCTTTTCAGCGATTCTTTCGTTTCCGCTTTTATGGGCAATGGTGGGCCACTTTTCGTTTACCTCCTTTATATGGGTGCCGAAAATGTTTATGAATCCCTGGGTTCAACTAGCTTTAGCGACTCCAGTTCAATTTATCATCGGAAGCCAGTTTTATATCGGTGCTTATAAAGCACTAAAAAATAAGAGTGCCAATATGGACGTACTTGTTGCTTTAGGTACATCAGCCGCATATATTTATAGTTTATATTTATCAATGATGTCCCTAATGGAAAAAAGTGCACATGCAGTAGAGCTTTATTATGAAACAAGTTCTATATTAATTACATTGATCATTTTAGGAAAGCTATTTGAAGCAAAAGCAAAAGGAAGATCATCAGAAGCGATAAAAAAATTAATGGGTCTACAGGCAAAGACAGCTACAGTTGTGAGAAACGGTATTGAATTGGAAATTCCCATTGAAGAAGTAGTTGTTGGAGACCTTCTTTATATCAAGCCAGGTGAAAAGATTCCAGTTGATGGAAAAATTATTGAAGGACGTTCTGCTGTTGATGAATCGATGCTGACTGGTGAGAGTGTCCCAGTTGATAAGAGTATAGGTGATGAGGTAATTGGTGCAACTCTTAATAAAAATGGATTCTTACAAATTGAAGCTACAAAAGTTGGCAGGGATACGGCACTAGCACAAATAATTAAAGTGGTAGAGGAAGCACAAGGATCAAAAGCTCCCATCCAACGCCTTGCCGATAAGATTTCTGGAGTGTTTGTTCCAATTGTTGTTGCCATCGCCATTATAACTTTTATTATTTGGTATGTTTGGGTTACACCTGGAGATTTTGCAGGTGCATTAGAAAAAATGATTGCAGTCCTTGTTATTGCATGTCCCTGCGCATTGGGATTGGCAACACCAACCTCAATTATGGCTGGATCCGGCCGTGCAGCTGAATATGGAATACTCTTTAAGGGTGGAGAACATCTGGAAATGACCCACCGAGTAGGCACAGTGGTATTGGATAAAACAGGTACGGTAACAAATGGAACACCGGTTTTAACGGATGTTCTCCCAGAAGGTTTGTTTGGTGAGGAAGAATTTTTAGCAGTAGTAGGGTCAGCTGAAAAGCAATCAGAACATCCACTTGCACAAGCGATTGTTCAAGGTATTAAAGATAAAGGGATTCCATTAAAAGAAGTCACTGAATTTGAGGCTGTCCCTGGATTTGGAATTAAAGCAATTGTAGACGGAAAACAAATCTTAGTTGGTACAAGAAAACTAATGAATAAATTTAAGGTTGAAATTGCCGATGCCCTTGTTAAGATGGATGAATTGGAAAAGGTAGGAAAAACAGCGATGCTGGCTGCTATTGACGGTCAATATGCAGGTACTGTCGCTGTTGCTGACACGATTAAAGAAACCTCCAAAACAGCCATTAGCCGCCTCAAAAAAATGGGACTTGATGTGATCATGATTACAGGTGATAATCAGCAGACAGCAAAGGCAATCGCTGCACAGGCTGGAATTGATCATGTTATAGCCGAAGTTTTGCCAGAGGGGAAAGCAGATGAAATCAAGAAATTACAGGCAAAGGGTAAGAAAGTGGCCATGGTAGGAGATGGAATTAATGATGCGCCTGCATTGGCAATAGCAGACATCGGAATGGCAATTGGTACTGGTACAGATGTTGCAATGGAAGCAGCCGATATCACCCTGATTCGCGGCGATTTAAATAGTATTGCTGATGCCATCTTCATGAGTAAAAAAACCATTACCAATATTAAACAAAATCTTTTCTGGGCACTAGCATATAATTCTCTTGGCATTCCAATTGCTGCGCTAGGGTTTTTGGCACCATGGCTTGCCGGTGCTGCAATGGCATTTAGTTCAGTGTCAGTTGTTCTAAATGCATTAAGATTACAAAAAGTTAAATTGTAA
- a CDS encoding SA1362 family protein: protein MAFLKNRTPIIIVGVLTILALVGLISSFIANPAGFIQRIAVITLIGLVIYFLVRKFSNSSPQKKEQQAFLKAAKKSKKRLQQKSGDTNVKTSSLGTLTTLKKTSKTKKKSPAHLTVIDGKKGKKKNRASF from the coding sequence GTGGCATTCTTGAAAAATCGGACACCTATAATTATTGTTGGGGTACTTACCATTCTTGCTCTAGTGGGCCTAATTAGTTCATTTATAGCTAATCCAGCCGGTTTCATTCAGAGAATAGCTGTCATCACATTGATCGGTTTGGTGATTTATTTCCTTGTTCGAAAGTTTTCAAATTCGAGCCCTCAGAAAAAAGAGCAGCAGGCATTTCTTAAAGCAGCAAAAAAGTCAAAAAAACGATTACAGCAAAAGAGTGGAGATACCAATGTAAAAACCTCTTCTCTTGGAACGTTAACAACATTAAAGAAAACCAGCAAGACAAAAAAGAAATCTCCTGCTCACCTGACCGTAATTGACGGCAAAAAAGGAAAAAAGAAAAATCGAGCGTCCTTTTAG
- the efp gene encoding elongation factor P — MISVNDFKTGLTIEVDGGIWRVMDFQHVKPGKGAAFVRSKLRNLRNGAIQEKTFRAGEKVEKAQIDNRKMQYLYASGDSHVFMDMDSYEQVELPGSNIEYELKFLKENMEVHIMMFNYETLGVELPNTVELEVTETEPGIKGDTASGGTKPATLETGLIVQVPFFINQGDKLIINTTEASYVSRA, encoded by the coding sequence ATGATATCTGTAAACGATTTTAAAACAGGATTAACAATTGAAGTGGATGGCGGCATATGGCGCGTTATGGATTTCCAACATGTAAAGCCAGGGAAAGGAGCAGCATTTGTTCGTTCAAAACTGCGTAACCTTCGTAATGGAGCGATTCAAGAAAAAACTTTCCGTGCCGGTGAGAAAGTGGAAAAAGCTCAAATCGATAATCGTAAAATGCAATACCTTTATGCAAGCGGTGATTCTCACGTGTTTATGGATATGGATTCCTACGAACAAGTGGAACTACCAGGTAGCAACATTGAATATGAATTAAAGTTTTTAAAAGAAAACATGGAAGTTCACATCATGATGTTTAATTATGAAACTCTTGGTGTGGAATTACCGAACACGGTTGAATTAGAAGTAACGGAAACAGAGCCAGGAATTAAAGGAGATACAGCTTCTGGCGGTACCAAGCCTGCAACCCTTGAGACAGGCCTTATTGTTCAAGTTCCATTCTTTATTAACCAAGGAGATAAATTAATCATCAATACAACAGAAGCCTCTTATGTATCACGTGCTTAA
- a CDS encoding sulfite exporter TauE/SafE family protein yields MSIRNQRVKVYDMTCTSCEKRIERSVKKLDGVINVKANFSGQYADIKFNDEICSINQITATINRIGYSTENAKGFKFIGIIIVVAVILLLGINTGSFNMEDKFKNASYALLFFVGLITSIHCVGMCGGIMLSQTIGKESKSKFDAMKPAILYNLGRVVSYTIIGGIVGAIGSVFALSLTTKAGVQILAGVFMIVMGFNMAGFKAFRKLQLKLPTSVLKLLGKPKPKTPFFVGIFNGLMPCGPLQTMQLYALGTGSAISGALSMFMFAIGTVPLMLTFGALSSLLSKGYTKKILKFSGILIVVLGLVMSNRGFALAGMNLSPASLLANIGPFGDNPTASKNATKATLKDGVQVLNMTANVSGYTPTTLYVQKGMPVKWVVDAEQLTGCNSTIVMPDMNLEQKLQSGKNIIEFTPGNDDIHFSCWMGMKRGTIKVVDDLKTIFVSSSDATGIDSSTKSTASASNQSQTNIYGTDISKVPTNRIVKKAQLTNNEQTLAIKGIGYELEPLIMVINKGIKTKMSIDLTSFDTPDGYFLILKSNTKEIVTDFTGLNGSVNVEFNIEKAGSYGIYLNEKELIGVIDVVDDINSVNLEEIRSKYLQ; encoded by the coding sequence ATGAGTATTAGAAACCAAAGGGTTAAGGTGTACGATATGACCTGTACATCTTGCGAAAAGCGGATTGAAAGATCTGTAAAAAAATTGGATGGTGTTATCAATGTAAAAGCAAATTTTAGCGGCCAATATGCAGATATTAAATTTAATGATGAGATATGCAGCATAAACCAAATAACAGCAACGATTAATCGGATCGGCTACAGTACAGAAAATGCAAAGGGTTTTAAATTTATTGGAATCATCATTGTTGTTGCTGTTATTCTGTTGCTTGGAATAAATACAGGCAGCTTTAATATGGAAGACAAATTCAAAAATGCCTCCTATGCTCTTTTATTTTTTGTTGGATTGATTACTTCCATTCATTGTGTAGGAATGTGCGGTGGTATTATGCTTTCCCAAACCATCGGAAAGGAAAGTAAAAGCAAATTTGATGCAATGAAACCAGCTATTTTATATAACCTTGGAAGAGTTGTATCCTATACCATTATTGGTGGAATCGTTGGTGCCATTGGTTCCGTTTTTGCTCTTTCCCTAACGACAAAAGCTGGAGTGCAAATTTTGGCCGGAGTATTCATGATTGTAATGGGCTTTAATATGGCTGGCTTTAAAGCTTTTAGAAAGCTTCAACTCAAACTACCAACTTCTGTTTTGAAATTGTTAGGTAAACCTAAACCTAAAACACCGTTTTTTGTAGGAATATTTAATGGATTAATGCCATGCGGTCCATTGCAAACAATGCAGCTATATGCTTTAGGAACAGGCAGTGCAATTAGCGGTGCATTATCCATGTTCATGTTTGCCATAGGAACCGTCCCACTAATGCTGACATTCGGGGCATTATCAAGTCTTTTAAGTAAAGGTTATACAAAAAAAATCCTTAAATTTAGCGGAATTCTTATTGTTGTTCTTGGACTTGTTATGAGTAATAGGGGCTTTGCCCTAGCCGGAATGAATTTAAGCCCTGCCTCTTTGCTGGCTAATATTGGCCCCTTTGGTGACAATCCCACTGCCTCTAAGAATGCGACGAAAGCAACCCTCAAAGATGGGGTACAGGTTCTAAATATGACAGCTAATGTCAGCGGTTATACACCAACTACTCTTTATGTTCAAAAAGGGATGCCTGTAAAGTGGGTAGTTGATGCCGAACAGCTTACTGGCTGCAATAGTACAATTGTCATGCCTGATATGAATTTAGAGCAGAAACTCCAAAGTGGGAAAAACATCATTGAATTTACACCAGGTAATGATGATATTCATTTCAGCTGCTGGATGGGAATGAAACGTGGAACGATTAAGGTGGTAGATGATCTTAAGACTATATTTGTATCCAGCAGTGATGCAACTGGTATTGATTCATCGACCAAATCTACTGCTTCAGCTTCCAATCAATCACAAACAAATATTTATGGTACTGACATCAGCAAGGTTCCAACAAATAGAATAGTCAAAAAAGCGCAGTTAACAAATAATGAACAAACATTAGCAATTAAAGGAATCGGTTATGAATTAGAACCATTGATCATGGTGATTAATAAAGGGATAAAGACGAAGATGTCAATTGATTTAACATCATTTGATACTCCAGACGGATACTTCTTAATATTGAAATCAAATACAAAAGAAATTGTTACTGATTTTACCGGTTTAAATGGTTCGGTTAATGTTGAATTTAACATAGAAAAAGCAGGTTCCTACGGAATTTATTTAAACGAAAAGGAATTAATCGGTGTTATAGATGTTGTCGATGATATTAATTCCGTTAACCTAGAGGAAATTAGAAGTAAATATCTTCAATAA